Proteins from one Nitrospirota bacterium genomic window:
- the galT gene encoding galactose-1-phosphate uridylyltransferase, translating into MKKPDLNELRKDPLLGRWIAVLSESVPPSEYCQERASESVLEKSCVLCAGRESETTGEILRIRNTSSTSSAHAWWTRVIPNFTPVFKVEGDLGRRGEGMYDKMNSIGANEVIIESPHHNVQPEDMGLEQMSRVIQTYRDRISDLEKDSRLRYTLIYKNHGISSGSHLGHPVSHLASTPVIPKRVKEELDGAKQYYAYKERCIFCDVIREELRVGSRVILETRHYAAFCPYASKFPFETWILPKRHNCAFQEIRQDELEDLALILSSVLKKLRALFPDLSYNYFIHSAPNRVPRKDHWHTLGEDFHWHIEIMPRFLRTSGFEWGSGFYILPTSPENAAKYLREV; encoded by the coding sequence ATGAAAAAACCCGACCTCAATGAACTGAGAAAAGATCCCCTTCTGGGGAGATGGATAGCTGTGCTCAGTGAGTCAGTCCCTCCCTCCGAATATTGTCAGGAACGTGCTTCCGAGTCTGTCCTCGAAAAAAGCTGCGTCCTTTGTGCAGGACGTGAGAGCGAGACAACCGGAGAGATCCTGCGCATACGGAACACCTCTTCGACAAGCTCTGCCCATGCCTGGTGGACCAGAGTCATCCCGAATTTCACGCCTGTTTTCAAGGTGGAGGGGGACCTCGGCAGAAGAGGCGAGGGCATGTATGACAAGATGAACAGCATAGGGGCAAATGAGGTTATCATTGAATCGCCTCACCATAATGTCCAGCCTGAGGACATGGGCCTTGAACAGATGTCCCGCGTGATCCAGACCTACAGAGACCGGATCTCGGATCTTGAAAAAGATTCCCGCCTGAGGTACACCCTTATCTATAAGAACCATGGGATATCATCCGGCAGTCATCTCGGACATCCTGTTTCTCACCTTGCCTCCACACCCGTGATCCCCAAGAGGGTCAAGGAAGAGCTCGACGGCGCCAAGCAGTATTACGCCTATAAGGAGCGGTGCATCTTCTGTGATGTCATACGCGAGGAGCTGAGGGTCGGCAGCAGGGTCATCCTCGAAACAAGACACTATGCAGCATTCTGCCCCTATGCGTCTAAATTCCCTTTTGAGACCTGGATACTGCCGAAGAGACATAATTGCGCGTTCCAGGAGATCCGGCAGGACGAGCTTGAGGATCTTGCGCTGATCCTCTCTTCTGTGCTGAAGAAACTGAGGGCGCTTTTCCCGGATCTTTCGTATAATTACTTTATACATTCTGCGCCAAACAGGGTGCCCCGAAAAGACCATTGGCATACCCTTGGGGAAGACTTTCACTGGCACATTGAGATCATGCCGCGGTTCCTGAGAACAAGCGGATTTGAGTGGGGATCAGGTTTTTACATACTGCCCACATCGCCTGAAAATGCAGCAAAATACCTTAGGGAGGTTTAA
- a CDS encoding MBL fold metallo-hydrolase — protein sequence MLKNIHWLGHDTFKVSGEKVIFTDPFKIKKAEIADIILITHEHRDHCSPDDIKKLQGPNTVIVAPADCAAKLKGSVKVIKPGDTIDVSGIRIEAVPSYNTNKQFHTKDRGWVGYIFTVSGERIYLAGDTDHIPEMASFRADIALLPVSGTYVMTAEEAVQAALDIKPKVAIPMHYGSIVGTVDDAKKFAEKLKGKIAVEILPEE from the coding sequence ATGCTGAAGAACATCCACTGGCTCGGTCATGATACTTTTAAGGTATCGGGTGAAAAAGTCATTTTCACCGATCCATTCAAGATAAAGAAGGCAGAGATTGCCGACATTATACTTATCACTCATGAGCACCGGGACCATTGCTCGCCTGACGATATCAAAAAGCTTCAGGGGCCGAACACGGTGATTGTTGCGCCTGCTGACTGTGCTGCAAAACTCAAAGGCAGCGTCAAAGTTATAAAACCGGGAGACACGATCGATGTCTCAGGTATCAGGATAGAGGCCGTACCCTCCTATAACACCAATAAACAGTTCCATACAAAGGACAGGGGGTGGGTCGGCTATATATTTACGGTATCAGGAGAGCGCATATACCTTGCAGGTGATACTGATCACATCCCTGAGATGGCGAGTTTCAGGGCTGACATCGCACTCCTCCCGGTATCAGGAACGTATGTCATGACCGCTGAAGAGGCTGTTCAGGCTGCTCTTGACATCAAACCAAAGGTGGCCATCCCTATGCATTACGGCTCCATTGTGGGAACTGTGGACGATGCAAAGAAGTTTGCCGAAAAGCTGAAGGGTAAGATTGCTGTGGAGATACTCCCTGAAGAATAA
- a CDS encoding insulinase family protein, protein MKKIVKHFMLTLLTLFLISQASAGPLAEREILPNNMVILHAERKTLPIVTVVMAVKAGSIAEPSDKAGLAYLTAALLNEGTKKRTSREISEAIEFVGGSLSASAGPDYTTISLSVLKKDIDLGFDLLSDILMNPAFKEEEIQRKKRITRNWLIQQNEEPGIVASIAFSKAVFGGHPYARQVQGTIESLDLISRQDIIDFHDTFFAPNNTIMSVAGDISRDELKALLNRHLGNWKQKTIPSAPLPNISARKGSTVIKANKDLTQANIILGHLGISRDNPDYYAVSVMNYILGGGGFASRLMDNIRDNKGLAYDVHSFFSANKFSGSFQAGLQTKNESANSAIDEVLREMERMRSELVSDRELQDAKSYLTGSFPLRIDSNSKTAGFALAVEVNNLGLDYVDKYPSIINAVTKEDILRVAKKYLDTKNYVLVVVGNMEKAKLKY, encoded by the coding sequence GTGAAAAAGATCGTTAAACATTTCATGCTTACCCTGCTGACGCTGTTCCTTATATCTCAGGCATCTGCTGGGCCTTTGGCAGAAAGGGAAATACTGCCAAACAACATGGTAATTCTTCATGCTGAACGAAAGACACTGCCGATCGTCACAGTTGTCATGGCAGTAAAGGCCGGAAGCATTGCCGAGCCTTCAGACAAAGCAGGGCTTGCTTACCTGACCGCAGCGCTCCTGAATGAAGGAACAAAAAAGAGAACGTCCCGAGAGATCAGCGAGGCAATTGAATTTGTAGGCGGCTCGCTCAGCGCATCCGCAGGTCCGGACTATACCACGATCTCTCTTTCCGTATTGAAGAAGGACATTGACCTCGGATTTGATCTCCTCTCTGACATTCTGATGAACCCTGCCTTCAAGGAAGAGGAGATCCAGAGAAAGAAAAGGATCACCAGAAACTGGCTCATCCAGCAAAATGAAGAACCAGGCATTGTTGCCTCTATCGCTTTTTCAAAGGCAGTTTTCGGAGGACATCCCTATGCAAGACAGGTGCAGGGCACCATTGAATCCCTTGATCTGATCAGCCGGCAGGATATTATTGACTTCCACGACACCTTCTTTGCACCGAACAACACGATCATGTCCGTTGCAGGCGATATCAGCCGCGATGAACTGAAAGCGCTTCTGAACAGGCACCTGGGGAACTGGAAGCAGAAGACCATCCCTTCAGCGCCTCTACCCAACATCAGCGCAAGAAAAGGCTCGACGGTTATCAAGGCTAACAAAGATCTCACCCAGGCGAACATTATTCTTGGACATCTTGGCATCAGCCGCGATAATCCCGATTACTATGCAGTGTCTGTCATGAACTATATTTTGGGCGGAGGCGGATTTGCATCGCGCCTCATGGACAATATCCGGGACAACAAGGGGCTTGCATATGATGTGCACAGTTTCTTTTCTGCAAACAAGTTCAGCGGCAGTTTCCAGGCCGGCCTCCAGACAAAAAATGAGTCTGCAAATAGCGCTATCGACGAGGTCCTCAGGGAAATGGAGCGCATGAGATCTGAGCTGGTAAGCGACAGAGAGCTTCAGGACGCAAAATCTTATCTTACCGGAAGTTTTCCCCTGCGTATTGATTCAAACAGTAAAACAGCAGGCTTTGCTCTTGCTGTGGAGGTTAACAACCTGGGGCTGGACTATGTTGATAAATATCCTTCCATTATAAATGCTGTCACTAAAGAGGATATCCTGAGGGTGGCCAAAAAATATCTTGATACGAAAAATTATGTCCTTGTTGTTGTCGGTAACATGGAAAAGGCAAAGCTGAAATACTGA
- a CDS encoding Mov34/MPN/PAD-1 family protein, translating to MRVYLSENAFIDLLLSSAEVYKKECLGFLLGYKLKDRFVIEHAYSLQTADRKPKGVASLDRSHKQILPILEKLERLQIVGDFHSHTEFGPQKGLPRPSEEDVNGMSSDHVYFIIAINDNRKTVAWSENRDGTVSGTVGSFFFKIAAYYLAEPSLLRKVRIHCPFPPGF from the coding sequence ATGAGAGTCTATTTATCAGAGAATGCGTTCATAGATCTGTTACTGAGTTCGGCAGAGGTTTACAAAAAAGAGTGCCTGGGTTTTCTGCTCGGCTACAAGCTGAAGGACCGTTTTGTCATAGAGCATGCGTATAGTCTGCAGACAGCCGACAGAAAACCGAAAGGCGTAGCATCCCTTGACCGGAGTCACAAACAGATCCTGCCTATTCTCGAAAAGCTGGAACGGCTTCAGATCGTCGGGGATTTCCATTCCCACACTGAGTTCGGTCCCCAGAAGGGACTGCCCCGTCCGAGCGAGGAAGATGTGAACGGCATGAGCTCTGACCATGTATATTTTATCATTGCCATCAATGACAACCGCAAGACCGTGGCATGGTCAGAAAACAGGGATGGAACAGTTTCCGGCACTGTAGGGAGCTTCTTCTTCAAGATCGCAGCCTACTACCTTGCCGAGCCCTCCCTGCTCAGAAAGGTGAGGATCCACTGTCCGTTCCCCCCCGGTTTCTGA
- a CDS encoding insulinase family protein, translating into MKKKIVAAFVVSLVFVASSFALSVNEYMLDNGLKVLIVEDHKAPTATFQVWYRVGSRNEKTGKTGLSHLLEHMMFKGTKNHAPKTFAQTIQRAGGTDNAFTSKDYTGYFELLASDRISLPIELEADRMQNLILTKESVLSERDVVMEERRMRYEDDPQNFVMEEVFAAAFKNHSYRWPVIGWMSDLKRLNPDDLISHYRAYYAPNNAVIIVVGDVNQQEILDRIKAAFGHIPAGPSIPELAVEEDEQKGERRIYVKKEAELPYVLSVYKVPNTTHEDGFALDVLGSILSDGKSSRLYRSLVYEKQIAISAWAGYEGLYKDPFLFFSGATAGQGKKIEDVERALLDEIEKIKNEPPSAQEVQRAKNQVEATFIMQQDSIYMQARTIGSFEMTVGWKFIDQYLAGIRKVTPDDVSRAAKKYLIDERKTTGILIPLAKGVQSEKDR; encoded by the coding sequence ATGAAAAAGAAGATCGTTGCAGCTTTTGTTGTTAGCTTGGTGTTTGTTGCTTCGTCCTTTGCTCTGTCTGTCAATGAGTATATGCTCGACAACGGACTGAAGGTCCTGATCGTCGAAGATCACAAGGCGCCGACAGCCACGTTCCAGGTCTGGTACAGGGTGGGGTCTCGCAATGAGAAGACCGGCAAGACCGGCCTGAGCCATCTCCTTGAGCATATGATGTTCAAGGGAACAAAAAATCACGCTCCCAAGACCTTTGCACAGACCATTCAGCGGGCGGGCGGCACAGACAATGCGTTCACATCAAAGGACTATACGGGATATTTTGAACTGCTTGCCTCTGACCGAATCAGCCTGCCGATCGAACTTGAGGCAGACCGAATGCAGAACCTCATCCTGACAAAAGAGTCGGTTCTTTCAGAACGCGATGTAGTTATGGAAGAGCGCAGAATGCGCTATGAGGACGATCCCCAAAACTTTGTAATGGAAGAAGTATTTGCTGCAGCGTTCAAGAACCATTCGTATCGCTGGCCTGTTATCGGCTGGATGTCTGACCTGAAAAGACTTAATCCTGATGATCTGATCAGTCATTACAGGGCCTATTATGCACCGAATAATGCTGTGATTATAGTGGTAGGTGATGTGAATCAGCAGGAGATCCTGGACAGAATAAAGGCAGCCTTCGGCCATATCCCCGCAGGACCCTCCATACCGGAACTTGCCGTTGAAGAGGACGAACAGAAGGGGGAGCGCAGGATCTATGTAAAAAAGGAGGCTGAACTCCCATATGTCCTTTCGGTGTACAAGGTGCCGAACACTACCCATGAGGATGGATTTGCCCTCGATGTGCTCGGCAGCATTCTTTCGGACGGGAAAAGTTCCCGGCTTTACCGCTCGCTCGTTTACGAGAAACAGATAGCGATCTCTGCATGGGCCGGGTACGAAGGTCTTTACAAGGACCCCTTCCTCTTCTTCTCTGGAGCAACCGCTGGACAGGGGAAAAAGATAGAGGATGTTGAAAGGGCCCTGCTTGATGAGATCGAAAAGATCAAGAACGAGCCTCCCTCGGCCCAGGAAGTCCAGAGGGCCAAGAACCAGGTCGAAGCGACGTTTATTATGCAGCAGGATTCAATCTATATGCAGGCTCGAACCATCGGCTCATTTGAGATGACGGTTGGATGGAAATTTATTGACCAGTACCTTGCGGGTATCCGCAAGGTAACGCCCGATGACGTAAGCCGTGCTGCAAAGAAATATCTTATTGATGAAAGAAAGACGACAGGCATCCTGATCCCTCTGGCAAAGGGGGTACAAAGTGAAAAAGATCGTTAA
- a CDS encoding ATP phosphoribosyltransferase, with amino-acid sequence MKQTKKILRLGLPKGSLQEATLKLFRKAGYHVTVSGRSYYPIFDDMEIESMLIRAQEMARYVENGIIDCGLTGYDWIMEQNADIKEVAELTYAKEGLKPVRWVVAVPNDSKIKTIKDLNGKRIATELVGFTKRFLKANKIKAEVDFSWGATEVKPPHLADAIVELTETGSSLRANNLRIVETILQSSTRFISNKKAWQNPWKQQKMENLVLLLRGALAAEEKVGMKMNVKQTDLKRVMSLLPAMHSPTISSLSDEGWYDLDVVIDEKQVRELIPKLKKAGASGIVEYQLNKVIP; translated from the coding sequence ATGAAACAGACAAAGAAGATTCTCCGCCTCGGGCTGCCTAAGGGAAGCCTGCAGGAGGCAACATTAAAGCTTTTCAGAAAGGCAGGATATCATGTGACCGTATCCGGCCGCTCTTACTATCCGATTTTTGATGATATGGAGATAGAGTCCATGCTGATCAGGGCTCAGGAGATGGCCCGGTATGTAGAAAACGGTATTATCGACTGCGGTCTCACGGGATATGACTGGATCATGGAACAGAACGCTGATATTAAAGAGGTCGCTGAACTGACCTATGCAAAGGAAGGGCTTAAACCAGTCCGCTGGGTCGTTGCTGTTCCCAATGATTCAAAGATCAAGACCATAAAGGACCTGAACGGCAAAAGAATAGCAACCGAACTTGTGGGATTCACCAAGCGATTCCTGAAAGCGAACAAGATCAAGGCAGAAGTAGACTTTTCCTGGGGAGCCACAGAAGTGAAGCCCCCTCATCTCGCTGATGCGATCGTCGAGCTGACAGAAACAGGTTCCTCACTCCGTGCAAACAACCTCAGGATTGTCGAAACCATCCTCCAGTCAAGCACGCGGTTCATCTCGAACAAAAAGGCATGGCAGAATCCCTGGAAACAGCAGAAGATGGAAAATCTTGTCCTGCTCCTTAGGGGTGCGCTCGCAGCAGAGGAAAAGGTCGGCATGAAGATGAATGTTAAACAGACAGACCTGAAGCGCGTGATGAGCCTTCTGCCGGCAATGCATTCGCCCACCATATCGTCCCTGTCTGACGAAGGGTGGTATGATCTTGATGTTGTTATTGATGAAAAGCAGGTGCGCGAACTGATACCAAAACTGAAAAAGGCTGGCGCATCAGGCATAGTAGAATATCAATTGAACAAGGT
- a CDS encoding universal stress protein translates to MKFNTILFATDFSEGSKNALPYAVDLAKRYDAKLFFMHVIYDVARTTGWYVPHISVEEMYKDLEKSARTELEKTFIEEMRGFKAIEHVVVKGIPYEEITKFAETNKVDLVVLATHGRTGLDRLLFGSTAEQVVRYAPCPVLSVRLPKHQE, encoded by the coding sequence ATGAAATTCAACACAATCCTTTTTGCAACTGACTTTTCAGAAGGTTCGAAGAACGCCCTGCCGTATGCCGTAGATCTGGCCAAACGTTACGATGCAAAGCTTTTTTTTATGCACGTCATTTATGACGTTGCCAGGACAACAGGATGGTATGTCCCTCACATCTCTGTTGAGGAAATGTACAAAGACCTTGAAAAAAGCGCCCGGACAGAGCTTGAAAAGACCTTTATCGAAGAGATGAGAGGGTTCAAGGCCATTGAGCATGTCGTCGTAAAAGGCATACCCTATGAGGAGATCACCAAGTTCGCTGAGACGAATAAGGTCGATCTTGTTGTCCTGGCTACACACGGCAGGACCGGCCTTGACCGGCTTCTTTTCGGCAGTACCGCAGAGCAGGTAGTGCGCTATGCGCCTTGTCCTGTTCTGTCGGTCCGTCTGCCGAAACATCAGGAATGA
- a CDS encoding biotin--[acetyl-CoA-carboxylase] ligase, with amino-acid sequence MSETILSLLRDTDTFISGQMISSSLGISRAAVWKKIIILRNKGYVIEAMPSKGYRLKSAPDLAQDYLLMRTGGDLWKDIIVHDAVESTNDLAMALATKGGVTPGTVLVADQQTKGKGRLGRTWESPAGTNIYMSLIIRPELEPRDTTMLTILAAVAGALALRRSCNIPVSIKWPNDLVVSGKKLGGILTEVRADPDRVALAVIGIGINVNMDLCDLPGAIRDIAASVRMETGKNHSRNEIIIQLLREFEYWYIVLKKEGKRPLLDAWRKNSSTLGRKINVVMHDVTWSGIAEDIDNNGMLILKMRSGERKTVSCGDISFLS; translated from the coding sequence ATGTCAGAAACGATACTTAGCCTTCTTAGGGACACTGACACCTTTATTTCCGGCCAGATGATCAGCAGCAGCCTTGGCATATCAAGAGCCGCGGTATGGAAAAAAATAATCATACTCAGAAATAAAGGATACGTGATCGAGGCCATGCCTTCAAAGGGTTACCGCCTCAAGAGTGCTCCGGACCTTGCGCAGGATTATCTGCTCATGCGGACAGGAGGAGATCTCTGGAAGGATATCATTGTCCATGATGCAGTTGAGTCCACCAATGATCTTGCCATGGCACTTGCAACAAAGGGGGGTGTTACTCCCGGAACCGTGCTTGTTGCGGACCAGCAGACGAAAGGCAAAGGCAGGCTCGGCAGAACCTGGGAGTCTCCTGCAGGCACAAACATCTATATGAGCCTGATAATCAGGCCAGAGCTTGAGCCGAGGGATACCACCATGCTTACTATCCTTGCTGCTGTTGCAGGAGCCCTGGCTCTGCGGAGATCATGTAATATTCCTGTATCGATCAAGTGGCCGAATGACCTTGTCGTATCCGGGAAAAAACTGGGGGGGATATTGACCGAGGTACGCGCTGATCCTGACAGGGTTGCGCTCGCGGTTATCGGCATTGGCATAAATGTAAACATGGACCTCTGTGATCTTCCCGGGGCAATCAGAGATATTGCAGCGTCCGTGCGCATGGAAACGGGAAAAAATCATTCAAGAAACGAGATAATCATTCAGCTTTTGAGGGAATTTGAATATTGGTACATTGTTCTGAAAAAAGAGGGGAAAAGACCATTGCTCGACGCATGGAGAAAAAACTCGTCCACCCTGGGTCGAAAGATCAATGTCGTTATGCACGATGTCACATGGTCAGGTATTGCTGAGGATATTGATAATAATGGCATGCTCATTCTGAAAATGAGGTCAGGTGAGCGGAAAACGGTAAGCTGTGGGGATATTTCATTTCTTTCTTGA
- a CDS encoding energy transducer TonB — MTIKRFLLISIIIHVMVFAGVYLLPEPQTKKAREFFTQLVTPEQARIPERMSPLVKPIPVPPHIRPVPTVPPMRPLPPAARMPPKTAPSPDRPVVPGEGKDDGKPLPEGASPKPGRSEARGDESPEDISSRPGYLRSGKQPGSRETTTGEKLFDRAVIGDTALKGEGGKKKNDTLTFNSKDYRYAGYMRKLKEKIESIWEYPPEAGKKGLYGDLKISFTIKKDGKLGAVELVRTSGYKVLDDAALKALRDGEPYWPIPDDWDMDAYTINGHFFYTMYGYGIR; from the coding sequence TTGACCATAAAAAGGTTTCTGCTCATCTCCATCATTATCCATGTGATGGTGTTTGCCGGCGTATATTTATTACCAGAACCTCAGACAAAGAAAGCCCGGGAATTCTTCACGCAACTTGTCACGCCTGAGCAGGCAAGGATCCCTGAACGTATGTCTCCCCTGGTCAAGCCGATTCCGGTACCGCCCCATATCAGACCTGTTCCGACAGTTCCCCCTATGAGGCCGCTGCCTCCAGCTGCCAGGATGCCGCCTAAAACTGCACCCTCACCTGACAGGCCTGTTGTTCCCGGAGAAGGAAAGGACGATGGCAAACCACTCCCTGAAGGCGCATCACCAAAGCCGGGGAGGAGTGAAGCTCGTGGCGATGAGAGCCCGGAAGATATCTCTTCAAGACCTGGTTATCTGCGGAGCGGCAAGCAGCCCGGCAGCCGGGAGACAACCACAGGAGAAAAACTTTTTGACAGGGCTGTCATAGGAGATACCGCACTTAAGGGTGAAGGCGGAAAGAAGAAAAATGATACGCTCACGTTTAACTCGAAGGATTACCGTTACGCTGGGTATATGCGAAAGCTGAAGGAAAAGATCGAAAGCATCTGGGAGTATCCGCCGGAAGCAGGGAAAAAAGGACTCTATGGGGACCTCAAGATCAGCTTCACGATCAAGAAGGATGGGAAACTGGGGGCCGTTGAACTGGTAAGGACCTCAGGATATAAAGTGCTCGATGATGCTGCGCTCAAAGCGCTCAGAGACGGAGAACCTTACTGGCCCATCCCTGATGATTGGGATATGGACGCCTATACGATCAACGGTCACTTTTTTTATACAATGTATGGCTACGGCATCAGGTAG
- a CDS encoding ferritin-like domain-containing protein, which translates to MKRTAIIDLLNQDLTGEIEAILIYMRDSFVTPQCRPSREMEEIAKDEMRHAEKLSELIVDLGGVPSMEHRELNFGKGGPKGYLRRLIDLEKGAIAMYKEHIAIIPDEKIKQLLTHILHEEESHLEEFIEQLNEFTT; encoded by the coding sequence ATGAAGCGAACTGCAATTATTGACCTTTTGAACCAGGACTTGACCGGGGAGATCGAGGCGATCCTCATCTATATGAGGGACAGTTTTGTAACGCCCCAATGCAGGCCGAGCCGAGAAATGGAAGAGATAGCAAAGGATGAAATGCGGCATGCAGAAAAGCTTTCCGAGCTGATCGTTGACCTGGGCGGCGTGCCGTCTATGGAGCACCGCGAGTTAAACTTCGGAAAAGGCGGGCCAAAAGGATATCTCCGGCGTCTGATCGACCTGGAGAAAGGCGCCATCGCCATGTATAAGGAACATATTGCGATAATCCCTGATGAGAAGATTAAGCAGCTGCTGACCCATATCCTCCATGAAGAGGAAAGCCACCTCGAAGAGTTTATTGAGCAGTTGAATGAGTTCACTACATAG
- the hisD gene encoding histidinol dehydrogenase, protein MKIISKSSDLSAFLKKLQSRNVSVSSSLLRTVETILADVQKNGDKAVLKYTRKFDDKKASRLQVSAAEIRRAAQKADPKIIRAFEVSAKRIRRFHEMQKEHSWSFTEGDTILGQAIRPLKRIGAYIPGGKAAYPSTVLMNVIPAQVAGVAEIALCVPAPDGLMNPYVMAAIEMLGVKEVYRIGGAQAVAAFAYGTKSIRKVDKIVGPGNIFVATAKKIVFGIVDIDMVAGPSEILIIADSSTQPAFAAADMLSQAEHDELASAVLITDSRMLAEAAAKEVGIQLAGLKRKKIAKTSLANYGAIIITKNIRDAVTLSNTIAPEHLEIMTKKPIDIVPLIENAGAIFLGPWSPEALGDYSAGPNHTLPTGGTARFSSPLGVYDFYKRSSVLGFTKEGFLRLSGLVEAIADSEGLEAHGNTIRVRKEQLTKKNSC, encoded by the coding sequence ATGAAAATAATAAGCAAGAGCAGCGACCTGTCGGCATTTCTCAAAAAACTGCAGTCACGCAATGTTTCAGTAAGCAGTTCTCTGCTCCGCACTGTGGAGACGATCCTCGCTGATGTGCAGAAGAACGGTGACAAGGCAGTCCTGAAATATACCCGCAAGTTTGATGACAAGAAGGCTTCCAGACTGCAGGTGAGCGCTGCAGAGATCAGGAGGGCGGCACAGAAAGCAGACCCGAAGATCATCAGGGCCTTTGAGGTCTCGGCAAAACGCATCAGGAGATTCCATGAGATGCAGAAGGAACATTCCTGGTCCTTCACTGAGGGTGATACGATCCTTGGCCAGGCCATCAGGCCCCTGAAAAGGATAGGCGCCTATATCCCGGGCGGCAAGGCCGCATACCCCTCAACTGTTCTTATGAACGTCATCCCTGCCCAGGTCGCCGGTGTTGCCGAGATAGCACTCTGCGTTCCTGCGCCTGACGGTCTGATGAACCCCTATGTCATGGCTGCTATTGAAATGTTGGGCGTTAAAGAGGTATACAGAATCGGCGGGGCACAGGCTGTGGCAGCCTTTGCATACGGCACTAAGAGCATCCGAAAAGTAGACAAGATCGTTGGCCCTGGGAATATTTTTGTTGCAACAGCAAAGAAGATAGTCTTCGGAATCGTTGACATCGATATGGTTGCAGGCCCAAGCGAGATACTGATAATAGCCGACAGTTCAACACAGCCTGCATTCGCTGCAGCAGACATGCTGAGCCAGGCAGAGCATGACGAACTCGCATCTGCTGTCCTGATCACAGACTCCCGCATGCTTGCTGAAGCTGCGGCAAAGGAGGTCGGGATTCAGCTTGCCGGGTTGAAGAGAAAAAAGATTGCAAAGACCTCTCTCGCGAACTATGGGGCCATTATAATCACAAAAAATATCAGAGATGCCGTGACACTCTCGAACACAATAGCGCCCGAGCACCTTGAGATCATGACAAAAAAACCGATCGATATTGTTCCCCTGATCGAAAATGCAGGGGCCATATTTCTCGGTCCCTGGAGTCCTGAGGCGCTGGGTGACTACTCGGCAGGACCTAATCATACCCTTCCCACAGGCGGAACAGCCCGCTTCTCGTCGCCGCTTGGTGTGTATGACTTCTATAAGCGGTCAAGCGTCCTCGGGTTCACCAAGGAGGGATTCCTTCGTCTTTCCGGGCTTGTCGAAGCTATAGCTGACAGTGAAGGACTTGAGGCTCACGGAAACACAATACGGGTGAGAAAAGAACAGCTCACAAAGAAAAATAGTTGTTAA
- a CDS encoding type III pantothenate kinase — protein sequence MLIAADIGNSSITIGYFVESVLRVQRIPTHPLRKADEYRLQMLSFMEEKNIAKSACNGIISSVVPGHTEVFREVLEGLSGEGKANILIVNNRMSGIGFRIPAPEQLGTDRIANAAAGFTLFKRPVAVIDVGSATTITVVDRQGFYIGGSIMPGIGLMNESLGIKTAKLKSIELKEPGTALGTDTTGCILSGLLIGTAGAVERIIEEMEAETGLIFSTALTGGHSSLIAGFIRRPCLLRPDLTLEGLKILYEKTRPQ from the coding sequence ATGCTTATAGCAGCAGATATCGGCAATTCATCAATAACTATAGGTTATTTCGTGGAGTCTGTCCTCCGCGTGCAGCGAATACCGACCCATCCTTTAAGGAAAGCAGATGAATACAGGCTGCAAATGCTTTCCTTTATGGAAGAAAAAAATATAGCAAAATCAGCATGTAACGGTATAATATCATCAGTGGTTCCGGGCCATACCGAAGTCTTTAGAGAAGTTCTGGAAGGGCTTTCTGGAGAAGGAAAAGCCAATATACTTATTGTTAACAATAGGATGTCGGGAATAGGATTCAGGATTCCTGCCCCTGAACAGCTCGGTACAGACAGGATCGCAAATGCAGCAGCAGGTTTTACTCTTTTCAAAAGGCCGGTCGCGGTGATTGATGTCGGCTCAGCCACCACGATCACGGTTGTCGACAGGCAGGGCTTTTATATCGGAGGCTCGATCATGCCTGGCATTGGCCTTATGAACGAGTCTCTCGGCATAAAGACGGCAAAACTTAAAAGTATTGAGCTCAAAGAGCCGGGAACAGCCCTGGGAACTGACACGACAGGTTGCATACTATCCGGCCTTTTGATCGGCACAGCCGGGGCTGTTGAGCGGATCATTGAAGAGATGGAAGCAGAAACAGGGCTGATATTCAGCACCGCACTGACAGGAGGGCACAGCAGTTTGATCGCAGGATTCATCAGAAGACCCTGTCTGCTCAGACCTGATTTGACATTAGAGGGACTAAAGATACTCTATGAAAAAACCCGACCTCAATGA